From Arachis hypogaea cultivar Tifrunner chromosome 3, arahy.Tifrunner.gnm2.J5K5, whole genome shotgun sequence:
TTAAACCAGTAATGAAATGATTAAAGtgaatttgttaaattttatgGAGAATATAGCAAAACATACAATAAATAGAATTAATGAGATGAGATTTAAAAAGAGGGTACCGTAATGTTGGTTTGGAAGGCATAGGAAGGGGAGTATGATGTAGATGAGGAAGAATAAGAGaaagatgatgatggtggtgatgAATATGCTGCCATTTGCGCTCTTGGATCATCCTGCATAAGAATATATATAGTGATAACGAATTTACAAGGCCAACTAGTTTTTAATTAACTAAAGAAAAATGGTAGAAAATTAAATATTAGTTATCTATTAATATTTGAAAGTATGAAATTTAAAGTACGTTATTAAATTATAGaaatgttaataataaaaaaaatttaatcaaaatcagtcaaaacttattttatttagccTCCGTTAATTGTTAGCAATTAACGAACTTAGATAAAAAAATGTTCcggcatttttttcttcttattagcattattattaaattaaaaaaattatactaaaaaaattgagTTCATAACTATATGAtgatcaaaaataataaattctgatgttATTCTTAATATTTCTCTTCGGGGAACAGTAGCTAGGTAGAGAAAAGGGTGTTAGTTTACATACATTAATATTGTTGAAAGTAGATGATGATGGATATGAAGAGAGACGATGATGATAAGCATAGGCCATTTGACTATGTAACCTAATCTTCTCCAATTGAGCAACACCGAGTCCTCTCTGTGGTTGCCTTGGCTGCTTCTccgagttgctattcttcttcttccctttccttgatgaagatgaagaagaacaagaagaagaaccaCCACTTGCTCCTCTTTCAATATTAGCTTCTCCAAAATAACTGCTCCCCATGCTTGctctttcttaattaattatgcTACGTTGGTGGATTGGGAAATGAGAGATCTGAGAGTGCTGCGTGCTGTATATGTTTATATATTGAAGGAAATGAAATAATTATTGCATCGCTGGTGGATCAGATTGTGTATAGATTTCCATGTTATATACACCTagattccttctatatatatatatcctcgcTCTACTTACTAGTTACTACTTGCCctctattttattgttttatctttttcgtcaaattaaaacaaaaatgctTCTTCCCATCCACATACATCACTTTCTACTATTTTTATATACTGCATCCCCTACATCGAACACAAATTTTAACTtactcaataaatattattattttttattagtaataatttgtatttatatttataaaattttgtataaaaaaatatataatttacacatataaattaatagATACAGtttgcaataatattttttaaaatttatatatataaattaataaaatttatttattaaaaataatttaatatttatactagtcaaataataacaaaaaatattaaaaattgctaATCTTCAAGAAATTCTCGCTAATAATTGTAATTCGATAACAAAACTATACAAAGTATTATTCTGAGATATTATTTGTGTTTCTTTTCTCTTAGAACTATATATAGTTTGTATTTGGTTTATATCATAAATTCTTagctttaaatttaaaaaaaaaataaaaagtaaattgactaatattaaaaattaatttcttatactTAAATAAGATACAACAATACATctatttatattcaattcaatacATGTGTATCGTTACTTCCGCACACCTATACAATATATGTATGTTTCATAGGTTTAATAAAAGAAacctttaatttataataataatgaagtatgttatttattagttttttttttcttatccaATTGTTATACATTATATACGTTGGAGAGATCTCTGAAAGCGATCGTGTCTCATTTAATCAATATGTTAAATAAGCTGCCATGGTAGACATCAAGACATGCGTGGCCACGCGACATAAGGTATGCTGCAATGCAAAgttatttaactatatctatAGGCATtgatgattataaaatattaattacatATGGAATATTTATATTGCTTTGAGCATGATTGCTTAGTGTTCTTGTGTAGAACTGCTTACCGTGTtagaaggggtagttgagaaggGGAGCCACCAGTTCGCCGTTGCCACATCACCAAATGAGATGAATGTCTGCAAAGATTTTAACGATCAAATCAGCATAAAATTCAAGAGATATAAAGTTTAGAATTAGAGAAAAATACTTTTGAAAAGGACTTTGTCCGAGTATTTATAGCATTTGCGtgcttcattttttattttgggtgCATGCATTTTTTAAGTTAGCTTTTGTTTTGAAGTATTGAGACTAAAATTTGAATACTATGATATTTGTTGGTCTAAAAATTTCaatctctatttttaaaattttagtatttcaatatttttaaaaaataaaaacacatgagactgaaaaataataatattttatatttaaaatactgttattttaattaattaattctatttttattttttatgcaaattaaattaaaattttattcttatttcagtCTATATCTCTTACTTTATACCAAGCATAATATTAAGACTTATTTCAGTGTCTATGTGTCAATCTCTACGCTACCTAAATGAGCCGATTACGTGCTATTTGGCTAAACTTAGGAACTGAACCGTAACATTTAGCACTTTTAATTTTTGGTCTGTCGACGATTTGTAAATATTTTCCTCCTTTATTATGTATCTATTTGTCTTACGTGAAGATACATATAGGCTAGTGCTTTAATTTCAAGTATCTTATTAGTAATTCATgagattaatttaatttctcttaattaaaataattaggtAATTTAAATATGGtgcatttcattttaatttaagtGTCATCTATTTTATTGAAACAAAATATATACAACTAACATGGATATCGTATGAGTGGAACAAGTGTGAGAATAACATGATTGATTTAATTATTTGTCTatgattcttcttctactctGTATGCTATTATTTTAAGGTACTTTCATTTTATATGTGATAATGTTGACGGCAGTGATTGATCGATGTAGATAACAAAACTTTAAGTGGGTTCCACAGTGCATGTGGTTTCCTAGCTCTCGGTCAATTTGTCTCGGCTCATAATAATACGTTAAACTTAAAAGCCATAGCCCAGAGCTGTAAAATACTTACTACTATGAAAGTAAAGTAaatgtatatatgtattattaatgatattaattcaGAGGTCCAATGATATATGCTTTTTGAATCAGATATCTCGAACCATTTTAATTTACGTGGTACAGGATGTGAAACCGAAACTAATAAAATTGAAATCATTCATTTTGATGGATTTATGATCCGCGCTTTCCTGTTGTGTGTTTCATTACTTTCATATACTTATGGAAAGAATGTATATATTTTTAGGAGTGAGTATGGATAGCGAATACTTAATTATTTATTCGAATCTGAACAaattaaattggttttgaaatCAACGGATAATCAGGTTTGATCcgaactaaattaataattctctCTAATAATTGATTTGGATAATAATTTTAGAATGTAGAATTTAAATTTGACcatgtattaatcaaataaaaatttaaaaatttaaaatatatatatcttttaatgattttgaatttATCTTTACTACATTTTTATATTTAGCTTTTAATATGTTTAgtgtttaatatgtttggattttaatgtctctagtatttaatatatttagattttaatgtgtttagtttttaatatatttggtaTTTAACATATTTAGattatttctattaattttatatgtttattatatttacaaaatttttaaaataaaaattttagtttttttatgaatttctatTTTATCGGATATCTAAGTTTTCGAATCGAACCAATTCATTTTTAATCGATTTAGTTTAATTCAAATATATACACaacaaaatataaatctaaatcaaactaaaacaatgacaatttaattaattcaattttaatttcactcTAAATTTGAACCAACTCGATTTGTACTAACTGGATATGTCCCAAGGTATCTTGAATTCGGAACGATAGTTTAATAGGAGGGATTGACCTAAGGATAGATATATAGTATAACTGAAGCAATATTGATACATATAGTATAAATGATTATTGTGATGATTATAATAACGTGTTTATAATTAATTGCCGAAAGACTAAATCTAATTGAGCTGTTTCACGCATGATTTGTGGGACATATTTTATGAGTTGTTTGTGTGGTGGAAAGTGAGAATCCTCCAATCTGTTAATATGACATGTGAACCCATCCATTATTCAAAAGATTTACAAGAAAGTCTACTAATCCTCTCCAGAAAGATGTCATTTGAAGCTTAACCATGGAGTGTCTTGGAAGCATATATTCAGATTTTAaaactagaatttattttttaaggaAAGAAAGTACAAGGAATTAATTTGTAGTTAGTtaagaatagttaatttttttaattttaaaaattttattctttcaaaagatttaaatttatGGTTCATAATTAgagatttatgatttaaaatttagaatttaaaataaataaaataattttaaaaaattagttgatgTTGATTAAAACAAATTAGTTCTATAAtattactaataaaataatttttaaaaaattagttgatgttgattaaaataaattagtgctataatattactcaataatattttatagtttataatttTTAGAGTCATTATACGATAACAGTCAATTAAAAAATTACGTTGATTACctaaattttttcataattttatatagtGAAGGAATAACAATTTTTACATTGAGAAAGTTTAGGAGtcaatacttttattaaaatttggccagcaTTTAATCAAAAATGTAAGtaatcttacaccattaaaaatactgataataattaattgatagttacaaatcacaaaacctGTTGAATCCTCTGTTTCacattttataattagaaaaataatagaaacaaaATCCACATAGATTAGTTGGAggaagggtaggattaatataaGGTTAATGTAATAAACAAGAAAACGAAGACAAAAGAAAGTGGAGGGAGATGTGAGGGAATATATGGTATCTACCATAGATTTGTATGCACATGCATCATTATTGCACACGATTTGCACAGCAAAAAACGATCCCTTGGGAGACGCTTTAAACCTTCCTACCACCACCAATTCCAAATCAGCCACAACAATATATCAGATTTTGTCCCTTTTTTCCCATTTAATTGATGCACATATATTACACGCACGGGGACTTGAACCTAATATCTTCTCGTCATGGTTAAGGTTAAGAGTCAGCAATAATATTATGAAGATGTTATCTAGCTGTTTCTCTCTCTCAATCGATTTTGTGTTTGATTACAGATTACTTCACAATATACATGTGGATTAATCCCCTGTTCTATCTAATTTTTCATGCATGTACCcaataatttatgtatatataattacagaataaattttatattcaacTTAAATATAAAGAGTATTTTGGTATTTAACaagtatttttagaatatttataagaattcaaattaaaaagattattaagaacaattttttttagatattttagaAATACATAACTTCGttagttctttttttatttgtagaTGATAGAAACCATCGTGATATGTATCTTTTGAAGGAAGATACTCAATCAAGAAAGTGAGCTATTCTCGtcagtatatatataataaaactaGGAATCATTCTAATATCTAAGGTTTCACAACTTTtagttaatataaattttttatatctattactaataaagaaaatattcttgttataattaatatatatatttataattattcatGTATTTTAACAATCTACTTAAGTTTTTAGAATAAGTAATTTTatgacataatattaaaatttttataataataaaaaagttgagtataagataaattaaaataaaaattattttatataaatttttctttaagaaaatagaaaagaaaagaaaaaaggatctttcataaaaatgtatataaactatataattattttatatacttttaaactatatatatattatattatattcgcGTTTTGAACTAATTGGAAGAGAAATAATATGTTGTTCTGAATTttcagataataataataaagtgtcCTCAAAACCAGAACTTATATTAAAAATGTGTATTATTAATCTATGTCCAATTAGGAATCATGTGGCTATACcttatatattttgattagatCTCCTTAGCATAcgatatttgaaaatattttgattcCCACGGGATTCATGTTTTGCTTAGGTGGAAGATCTTCTTGCTATATTAAACTTGAAAAGTCTATGATAGTgtctatataaataataaaataattagttctaAATGTATTGGCACAAGTGGAATAATGGGTCGACCTTGGAAATTGCAAAGGGAAAATATGGTCCTGATAAATCCACATGTGGAGATGAATTAGAAAATTTATGGGAATGAAAATtggaaatcattaaaaaaaagatatttaaaaatatagaagcatacttaaattttgtatttttaataggATTAAATTACaactttttttatgaaaaaagaattataaaaacaaatttgatgtattggagatcaaaattttaaaattattatttatatttgagtgtagTATTCACACTAAAttctaaaactcaaataaaataatatttttgattttatttttatttaattctaaattaaaagtaataataacttatttaatttaatatttataataataaataatgagaTTACCATTATCtaagtcatttaatgtaaaatagtttaatttataattataattaatatatattattcataaataaattaaaaattaataatttttaactatgaattttctcatttttttaatttttttataaaatatatttttttattatatattttttaaataagactaaaaaaatatataaaaaatattaaataataaaatatcatattttataaataaaattaaaaaaatccatttCTAGGATATAACACTTAGCttgcatttaattattttatatttatatataaatctaACGAGTCCAATATAATTCATAAAGGTCCCATTGATTACTTGGAAATGGAGCATTACCAACGTGATTGGTCCTCTTGCCTCCTAAaccatatataatattattttgttatttatttattatatattcattcagaaaaccaaCATCGTCAATGCTTTTATATAAAATGTGATGTATACATCTCCAATTGCCAAAAAAATATGATCAATATTGGATGTGATTTTCTGATACATTTGATATTGGTCATATCAAGCGCCGTGATTGATTAATGCATGACTCCtaattccatatatatatatttctatttgTTACATATCTCTTAATATTCAAGAGATgagaaatttttcatttttaccaAGTGTATGTCACTAATTAATTAGCCAATAAAATATAATGTTTCCACCATTTTATTCCCAAATGTTATTTATGAAACACATGCACTAACACAAATACGAGatacaatataataaaaaatacacaaatacaaattttaatttaataaaaaattactcgcagatatttttatataaagttaacACGTAAAAATCGTTAggtgataatttagtcaaatttatcaaattatctaacaactctcaactattaacttcacataaaGATAACTGCATATGAATTTTTACCTTCAATTTTTGTAAGTAtgaaatatatgtatatacaaaatataatttttttattaaaatagcaaTAATATCATTATATTTTACTAATATTAAAGTTTAAACAATTTTTTGAAAACGATTTAATGTcctttttagttataaaatatatattaagatcatttttagtattaataaaaaagttaaaaattatatCCTATTTTTAAACTCAGTTGAATAACacaattcaaaaataaagttgGACACATCAATACGcgctataataaaaattatttttaggagCAATAACATAATGGCTAtcatatatcttatttaatttaagtttttataGTAATTATATATTTGTCGTTATTACTACATATTATAATGACAATTATATACTTTTTATTACCATTAAAAATGTATTTTTcggtaattatataattatattgttGCTAAAACCTTTTAGCAATAAAGTATAAAACAGATAATATCTAATtgccaataaatatattaaatgtaagtcttaagatttttgaaaattttattataaattaattttaagtttaattatttatttataagtttaatttcagaaatttctttattaaagataattaaaataagttttgattaattgagtttgaaataaattaagatttttattcaattttataattattgaattattttctatatttaaattataaagtttagtaattgtaaaataatatgaattttatatgattggtttaaataattgagatttggaATTTAATACCTTCAATTTTTatagataaagaaaattaattatattatctctaattttaaattaaaatactttatTGGAAGTCAATTAACAAATTGAtaactaaataatattttaaaaaaataataattttaaaggattaaagtagatttttaattaatactctatacccctaattttattaaaattacctaaactaTCCTAGTCCTAACCCTCTACCCCGCCGCCTTCCCTTCCCTTCCCTTCCCCAAGCCTTGACCTAAGTGtttcaaaaaaacaaaagaaagaaagaaagcgttgagggagagagagataaACAGAtacagagaagaaagaatagggtgaaagggaagagagaagagggagatttGGAGGGAGGAAAGAGCGCCGGGGAGGGGGAAACCTCACCGCCGCCAGGACACCCAGACTGTCGCGCCGCCACCTCCAGATGCTGTTGCCGCCGCCGTTCGTGAATAGGGAAGAGAGAGCTCGCGGGTAAGAGAGGAAGCGTCGCGCCAGCCACTGACCTCGCGTTCGTCGTCATCTTCGCGGGTTCTTATCGCCGCCGTTGTCCCCGCAGTGAAGCCTTTCGCCATTGCTGCAGTTGTCAGCACTGTCGTCCATGGGTGAAGCAGAGGAGAGAGATCCACGAGGAAGGGAGGACCGTGACTCGTCCAGCCGCCGCACACAGTCGCCGGCGCCAACCCCGTCAGATCCGCCATTGCCGAAGCTTCTGGCCGTGCCTCTGTCGCCGGACAACACTGCTGCCGCCTGGAACCCTCACTGAAGTCTGTGTCTGTGTGGTAAGCGCTAAACTTGCTTCAACTTCTTTGTCTATTAAGTTGGTTTTTTACCGTAAGAATGGTTGCTGAGATTATCTGTGTCAGGATATATGATCACATGGTCACTGAAGTTTTTCTGTCTTGCACCACCATTGGAGCCGCCCTACCGATGCTGAAATCACTGCTG
This genomic window contains:
- the LOC112790215 gene encoding protein SPEAR3, which gives rise to MGSSYFGEANIERGASGGSSSCSSSSSSRKGKKKNSNSEKQPRQPQRGLGVAQLEKIRLHSQMAYAYHHRLSSYPSSSTFNNINDDPRAQMAAYSSPPSSSFSYSSSSTSYSPSYAFQTNITMGLTEYEKTNMRYGDSRSTNTARWENSNAGMLENQFSSQSKVTIPFQFLNLYGSHDDIDRGKQRSGSVGSGSHNSESSEAQELDLELRLSV